In Hemiscyllium ocellatum isolate sHemOce1 chromosome 16, sHemOce1.pat.X.cur, whole genome shotgun sequence, one genomic interval encodes:
- the LOC132823528 gene encoding LOW QUALITY PROTEIN: ferritin light chain-like (The sequence of the model RefSeq protein was modified relative to this genomic sequence to represent the inferred CDS: inserted 1 base in 1 codon), protein MWGVKYWLPALGRRDKLTGLLGREMQGFDPATVEKQEHAEKLLKFQNQRGGRVLLQDVKKQERDEXGYGLQAMQVALDLEKNVNQSLLDLQQLTTAQTDPHLCDFLESHYLDEEVEIIKRLGDYITNLKRLGTPENGLGEYLFDRLSLEDSC, encoded by the exons ATAAGCTCACTgggctgttaggaagggagatgCAGGGCTTTGACCCTGCAACAGTT GAGAAGCAGGAACATGCAGAGAAGCTGCTGAAATTCCAGAATCAACGTGGAGGCAGAGTCCTCCTCCAGGATGTGAAGAAGCAAGAGAGAGATG AGGGGTATGGTCTGCAGGCAATGCAGGTTGCCCTGGATCTGGAGAAGAATGTGAACCAGAGTTTGCTGGATCTACAGCAACTCACCActgcccagactgaccctcatcTGTGTGACTTCCTGGAGTCTCACTatttggatgaagaggttgagaTCATCAAGCGACTTGGGGACTATATCACTAACCTGAAGCGTCTGGGAACTCCTGAGAATGGGCTGGGAGagtacctgtttgacaggctcTCACTGGAGGACAGCTGTTAG